In Longimicrobium terrae, the genomic window CCGCCGTGCGCTGTCTGGCGTGCGGCGAAGTGGAGACGCGCGACGCGTTTCAGGCGCGGCTGCTGGGCGCGAACGAGGAATGGGCGGAGCGCATCTATCGAGGAACGGTGGCGGGAGAGGTGCAGTCCGCGCCGGACGGCGACGCGGAACTGCCGTCGTGGGCGGCGGAGGCGTTTCAGGTGCCCGCCTGCCGCGCGTGCGGCGGCATGCTGAAGCCTGACGTCGTCTTCTTTGGCGAGAACGTGCCGGCGGCGTGGGTGGAGGACGCGTGGCGGCTGTTCGGCGAGGGCGAGGTGCTGCTCGTTGCCGGTTCGTCGCTCACCGTGTACTCCGGGCGGAGGTTCATCTACCGCGCGCAGCAGGACGGCGTGCCCATCGCCGTCATCAACGTGGGCCCGACGCGCGCGGACGAGTGCGCGGCGGTCAAGGTGGAAGGCCGGCTGGGCACCGTGCTCCCGCACCTTGCCTCCGTGCTCACCGTTCCGCGCTGACGCCACCAGGCGGATGACAAAAGGCCGTGCCTCTCTCGCGAGGCACGGCCTTTTCGTTTTGGACCCCTCCGCCGTCCCGGGAGCAGACCCCCTGCCCGCGGGCGATGGGTGCCGGTGCGGTGGCGGGCTTCAGGGCGGCCCCCACCCGGGCCGGCACCACCGGCCCACCCTCCCCCAAAAAAGACTGGGGGAGGGTTGGGAGGGCGGAGGGTTCGGTGCATTTCGGGAGATGCCGGGAGCGGGCGAATTTAGTGCTTCCCCAGCGGCGAATCATTCGTTCGCGGGCCCTCGGACGCCATTCTCCGAGTCGGCACGCAGGTAGCGGCCGGCAGTCCGCGCAGGCGGACTTTGCGCCGTTGTTGCCGCGACTTCAGTCGCCCCTGCACGGCGCGGCGCGTCGTCAGGCCGCCTGCTCGATGCGCTTCACGAGATCGTCGTCGGACAGGTCATCAGACCAGCCGGCGGGAAGCTCCATCTCCACCGTCTGCGCGCCGCCGGTGGGCGTGGCGATCACGCGGTAGTTGTCGGTGCCCTCCACGCGCGCGGCCTCGCTCTTTCCCTCCGGATCGAGCCCGGCGTACGCCTCCACGCAGCTCCACGTGGTCCCGTTTCCA contains:
- a CDS encoding NAD-dependent protein deacetylase; this translates as MTELAAAPEAEALEQLVDLLHGRRVVVLAGAGCSTESGIPDYRSPEALLKPRAPIQYRDFVGNDASRVRYWARSAIGWPRFSSARPNAGHHALAALEAGGAIQGIITQNVDGLHHAAGSARVVELHGSLAAVRCLACGEVETRDAFQARLLGANEEWAERIYRGTVAGEVQSAPDGDAELPSWAAEAFQVPACRACGGMLKPDVVFFGENVPAAWVEDAWRLFGEGEVLLVAGSSLTVYSGRRFIYRAQQDGVPIAVINVGPTRADECAAVKVEGRLGTVLPHLASVLTVPR